In Opitutaceae bacterium TAV5, one genomic interval encodes:
- a CDS encoding transcriptional regulator, producing MTAFMSSVEIPDSLFGGTAGVANPIAPGEASGPGAGTATVDLKELSRLLGLSMVSVSRALNNRPGVSASTRQRVLEAAREHRYTPNSAARQLKARPSMVAGLFFAPYYGPSRDINPNALNLIERLRGTLGTRGVDLKVFYYQNDADLRAQALEVDVGIFYGHFAESSFAVAHERGVPAVLFDKRSPFADQVSVLVDAGQSCSQAVQYLAALGHQRIGLMTGPAEELYFREYAEAFPAALGEFNLEERRDWMFTLPAAACNQEGAREALLPLLRRTVAGERPSAMVFASDWLAIGGRRAALDAGLSLPADFSLVGHDNLPVTAELDPPLTTFDVHIGRVVQTLTQLAVLLGSRGGGDTASGSRSGSREVMIPPDFVKRSSCACLRPPPKARVPGAKA from the coding sequence ATGACTGCATTCATGAGCAGCGTTGAGATTCCTGATTCGCTTTTCGGTGGCACGGCGGGAGTGGCGAATCCCATCGCCCCGGGAGAGGCTTCCGGCCCGGGCGCCGGGACGGCCACGGTGGACCTGAAGGAGCTGTCGCGTCTCCTCGGGCTGAGCATGGTCAGCGTGTCGCGTGCGCTCAACAACCGTCCCGGCGTGAGCGCGAGCACGCGCCAGCGGGTGCTGGAAGCGGCCCGGGAGCACCGCTACACGCCCAACAGCGCGGCGCGTCAGCTGAAGGCGCGCCCGTCGATGGTGGCGGGGCTCTTTTTCGCGCCCTATTACGGTCCGTCGCGCGACATCAACCCGAACGCGCTCAACCTGATCGAGCGGCTGCGCGGCACGCTCGGAACCCGTGGCGTGGACCTGAAGGTGTTTTATTACCAGAACGACGCCGACCTGCGCGCCCAGGCGCTGGAAGTGGACGTGGGGATTTTTTACGGGCACTTCGCAGAATCGTCGTTCGCCGTGGCGCACGAGCGCGGCGTTCCCGCGGTGCTCTTCGACAAGCGTTCGCCCTTTGCCGACCAGGTGAGCGTGCTGGTGGATGCGGGGCAGAGTTGCAGCCAGGCCGTGCAATACCTCGCGGCGCTCGGACACCAGCGGATCGGGCTGATGACGGGACCGGCGGAAGAGTTGTATTTTCGCGAATACGCGGAAGCGTTTCCGGCGGCGCTGGGCGAATTTAACCTGGAGGAACGGAGGGACTGGATGTTCACGTTGCCGGCAGCGGCCTGCAACCAGGAGGGGGCCCGGGAGGCGCTGCTGCCGCTGTTGCGGCGGACGGTGGCCGGGGAACGCCCCTCGGCGATGGTATTTGCGTCGGACTGGCTGGCAATCGGCGGGCGGAGGGCCGCGCTCGATGCCGGACTGTCCCTGCCGGCGGATTTCAGCCTGGTGGGGCACGACAATCTGCCGGTGACGGCGGAACTCGATCCCCCGCTGACGACGTTCGACGTGCACATCGGCCGCGTGGTGCAGACGCTCACGCAACTCGCCGTGCTGCTCGGCTCGCGCGGCGGTGGCGACACGGCTTCCGGTTCGCGATCGGGCAGCCGCGAGGTGATGATTCCGCCCGATTTTGTAAAACGCAGTTCGTGTGCCTGCCTGCGTCCGCCGCCGAAAGCACGGGTGCCAGGGGCGAAAGCCTGA
- a CDS encoding glycosyltransferase family 1 has translation MKNSTHTLGRVLLAAVSFALASTVASAAGIDLASTADTYVRSDQGNTNKNAESELWVGHLATPVQFRTLLTFDLSAIPENAVINSVSLTLQQVVEDGSSTIGSITVNLYLADPFTESTATWNNTQSGAPGSTVLSSSAVSLRPSQGSGSYGLPASVTWSSSAAFVDAVQTAYNAGTSISFLLADADESDTVRQLLKFASRENTALVPKLTIDYTVTPIPEPATVAMLLGAGMFGVAVALRCRRA, from the coding sequence ATGAAAAACTCCACGCATACTCTCGGCCGGGTTCTGCTCGCCGCCGTTTCGTTCGCACTCGCCAGCACGGTTGCCTCCGCCGCCGGCATCGATCTTGCCTCGACCGCGGATACCTATGTCCGCTCCGATCAAGGGAACACCAACAAGAATGCCGAATCCGAACTCTGGGTCGGCCACCTGGCCACTCCGGTTCAGTTCCGGACTCTCCTGACCTTCGATCTTTCGGCCATCCCGGAAAACGCCGTCATCAATTCCGTCTCCCTCACTCTCCAGCAGGTGGTCGAGGACGGCAGCAGCACGATCGGATCCATCACCGTCAACCTGTACCTCGCCGACCCGTTCACCGAATCCACGGCCACCTGGAACAACACGCAGAGCGGCGCCCCCGGCTCCACCGTGCTTTCTTCTTCCGCTGTCAGCCTCCGCCCAAGCCAGGGATCGGGCTCGTACGGGCTTCCCGCCAGCGTCACATGGTCCTCATCGGCAGCCTTCGTTGATGCCGTGCAGACGGCCTACAACGCAGGTACCTCGATCAGCTTCCTCCTTGCCGATGCCGACGAGAGCGATACCGTCCGCCAGCTCCTCAAATTTGCCAGCCGGGAAAATACCGCCCTCGTGCCGAAACTCACCATCGACTACACCGTCACGCCCATCCCCGAACCCGCCACCGTAGCCATGCTTCTCGGGGCCGGCATGTTCGGGGTCGCGGTTGCCCTCCGCTGCCGTCGCGCCTGA
- a CDS encoding type II secretion protein produces MNTCPLYRIRKHHRSAFTLIELLTVIAIIGILAAIIIPTVGKVRDTARSAQCLGNLRQIGAAARLYIEDNKGMTPPLGYLFYKKLWPYAYNPEQVDSINVTGAELPGAPIAGTIFECPKAHADSAPDITTIRSYGVNDQLAPGASSTKNTEGININLVTTPSLAAFFGDVKNSSALHPNPNTCNGRHNDKMNVVFVDGHAAAVTLTTEITDPGSWNTNPFWIGIQR; encoded by the coding sequence ATGAACACCTGCCCGCTGTATCGAATTCGCAAACACCACCGCTCCGCTTTCACCCTGATCGAACTTCTCACGGTCATTGCCATTATCGGCATTCTCGCGGCCATCATCATTCCCACGGTCGGCAAGGTGCGCGACACCGCCCGTTCCGCCCAATGCCTCGGCAACCTCCGCCAGATCGGGGCCGCCGCACGCCTCTACATCGAGGACAACAAGGGCATGACGCCGCCGCTTGGTTATCTGTTTTACAAAAAACTCTGGCCCTATGCCTACAACCCGGAACAGGTCGATTCCATTAACGTCACAGGGGCAGAACTGCCGGGAGCGCCCATTGCCGGCACCATCTTCGAATGCCCCAAAGCGCATGCGGACTCCGCTCCCGATATCACCACCATCCGCAGCTATGGAGTCAACGACCAGCTGGCTCCCGGTGCCAGCTCAACAAAGAACACCGAAGGTATCAACATCAACCTGGTTACCACGCCTTCGCTCGCCGCATTTTTCGGAGATGTAAAAAACTCCAGCGCCTTGCACCCTAACCCCAATACCTGCAACGGACGCCATAACGACAAAATGAACGTCGTCTTTGTCGACGGCCATGCCGCCGCCGTCACCCTCACGACCGAAATCACCGATCCCGGCAGCTGGAACACCAATCCGTTCTGGATCGGCATCCAGCGCTGA